From the Streptomyces syringium genome, one window contains:
- a CDS encoding glycosyltransferase family 2 protein, producing MVKLSVIVPFFNVQTYAPDTLRSLRANARADFEFILVDDCSTDETPDILRRAERELPGAVLVRHEKNGGLATARNTGLERARGEYITFLDGDDWLAPGYYEQLLDVIEGLGVEFVRTDHVQCTARARTVHRVPHGRRGVVLSPRDAILPADRSTSVDYAYAWAGIYHRRLLDEGLLHFRHGLRTAEDRPWIWRLHREARTFAVAGLLGVFYRRGVASSLTQIGDVRQLDFLRAFDQVIDETSRDADAEILLPKAVRTYCAIISHHLGSIERFEPAVARTLRSKSAAALRRMPQDLLKDALNSMDDDRAARLRRLRRRPAPAEVTG from the coding sequence GTGGTTAAGCTCTCCGTCATCGTGCCGTTCTTCAACGTGCAGACCTACGCGCCCGACACACTGAGAAGTCTGCGTGCGAACGCCCGCGCGGACTTCGAATTCATTCTCGTCGACGACTGTTCGACCGACGAGACCCCGGACATCCTCCGGCGCGCCGAGCGCGAGTTGCCCGGGGCCGTGCTCGTGCGGCACGAGAAGAACGGCGGCCTCGCCACCGCCCGCAACACCGGGCTGGAACGGGCGCGCGGCGAATACATCACCTTCCTCGACGGCGACGACTGGCTCGCGCCGGGCTACTACGAGCAACTGCTCGACGTCATCGAGGGTTTGGGGGTGGAATTCGTCCGTACGGACCACGTGCAGTGCACGGCCCGCGCCCGGACGGTCCACCGCGTGCCGCACGGCAGGCGCGGTGTGGTGCTGAGCCCGCGCGACGCGATACTGCCCGCCGACCGCTCCACGTCCGTGGACTACGCCTACGCGTGGGCCGGGATCTACCACCGGCGGCTGCTGGACGAGGGGCTGCTGCATTTCCGGCACGGGCTGCGGACGGCCGAGGACCGGCCCTGGATCTGGCGGCTGCACCGCGAGGCGCGTACCTTCGCGGTCGCCGGGCTGCTCGGTGTCTTCTACCGGCGCGGGGTCGCGTCCTCCTTGACCCAGATCGGTGATGTGCGGCAACTCGATTTCCTTCGCGCATTCGATCAGGTAATCGACGAAACCTCGCGCGACGCGGACGCCGAGATCCTGCTCCCGAAAGCCGTACGCACCTATTGCGCGATCATTTCCCACCATCTCGGTTCCATCGAACGATTCGAACCGGCCGTGGCCCGGACCTTGCGTTCGAAGAGCGCGGCCGCCCTGCGGCGAATGCCCCAGGATCTCCTCAAGGACGCCTTGAATTCCATGGACGACGATCGCGCGGCCCGGCTGCGCAGGCTCCGCCGCCGCCCCGCTCCGGCGGAGGTGACCGGCTGA
- a CDS encoding N-acetylneuraminate synthase family protein — protein sequence MSPTLSTGTVRNTRILGDKAVGPGHPVYITGEIGINHNGDLEKAFALIDAAADAGCDAVKFQKRTPDICTPRDQWDIERDTPWGRMTYIDYRHRVEFGEEEYRRISEHCERRGIAWFASPWDTEAVAFLEKFDVPAHKVASASLTDDELLRTLRATGRTVILSTGMSTPQQIRHAVEVLGSENIVLCHATSTYPAKAEELNLRVINTLQAEYPNVPIGYSGHETGLQTTLAAVALGAGFVERHITLDRAMWGSDQAASVEPGGLQRLVRDIRVVEESLGDGVKKVYESELGPMKKLRRVPGVVAEAGGSDDRKPVAV from the coding sequence ATGAGCCCCACGCTGTCCACCGGCACCGTCCGGAACACCCGCATCCTCGGCGACAAGGCGGTCGGCCCCGGCCACCCCGTCTACATCACCGGTGAGATCGGCATCAACCACAACGGCGACCTGGAGAAGGCCTTCGCCCTCATCGACGCCGCCGCCGACGCCGGCTGCGACGCCGTCAAGTTCCAGAAGCGCACCCCCGACATCTGCACCCCGCGCGACCAGTGGGACATCGAGCGCGACACCCCGTGGGGGCGCATGACCTACATCGACTACCGCCACCGCGTCGAGTTCGGCGAGGAGGAGTACCGCCGGATCTCCGAGCACTGCGAGCGCCGCGGCATCGCCTGGTTCGCCTCCCCGTGGGACACCGAGGCCGTGGCCTTCCTGGAGAAGTTCGACGTCCCGGCCCACAAGGTCGCCTCCGCGTCGCTCACCGACGACGAGCTGCTGCGCACCCTGCGCGCCACCGGCCGGACCGTCATCCTGTCCACCGGGATGTCGACCCCGCAGCAGATCCGGCACGCCGTCGAGGTGCTCGGCAGCGAGAACATCGTGCTCTGCCACGCCACCTCCACCTACCCCGCCAAGGCGGAGGAGCTCAACCTCCGGGTGATCAACACCCTCCAGGCCGAGTACCCCAACGTGCCGATCGGCTACTCCGGCCACGAGACGGGCCTGCAGACCACCCTGGCCGCCGTCGCCCTCGGCGCCGGCTTCGTCGAGCGCCACATCACGCTCGACCGGGCCATGTGGGGCTCCGACCAGGCCGCGTCCGTCGAGCCCGGCGGGCTCCAGCGGCTCGTGCGCGACATCCGGGTGGTCGAGGAGTCGCTGGGCGACGGGGTCAAGAAGGTGTACGAGAGCGAGCTCGGGCCGATGAAGAAGCTGCGCCGGGTGCCGGGCGTCGTCGCCGAGGCCGGCGGGTCCGATGACCGCAAGCCCGTAGCGGTCTGA
- a CDS encoding polysialyltransferase family glycosyltransferase, which yields MAERRRTQIFLASTLYGAATLAAALDAEQFPRADRRLLLVANNAATPETTPAFDEAPGFDRLRARFDGVLSWNETIRPFHPGGWSPRPDDVPLWERHLRLLWGLGTDDVELVVESLQVNPALAVAQLFPDAPLEVYADGLMSYGPTRNKLDPLVGGRVRRLLHLDLVPGLRPLLLSEFGVPAEIVPAEVFTKVLAELCDATPLVEAPEGAALLLGQYLSAIDILTPEEEERLHVRMLRGAAALGHRELVFKPHPSAPARWSRMLETEAGRLGVALTVLGTPVLAEVVFRRSRPALVVGCFSTALLTASTFYGLPVARVGTDLLLERLSPYQNSNRVPVTLVDALLPDLERPETVAGWTPGKLPGERLSGLLAAVGFAMQPQIHPALRPAAERYLADHLDAGTRRYFKRRRLTALALPGAVPSQLAFLPRNPTVRKVARRARSVQRRLALRLPGQRAAVAGRTRNGNGR from the coding sequence ATGGCCGAGCGCCGGCGCACCCAGATCTTCCTCGCCTCGACGCTGTACGGGGCGGCGACGCTCGCCGCCGCCCTGGACGCCGAGCAGTTCCCCCGCGCCGACCGCCGGCTGCTGCTGGTGGCCAACAACGCGGCGACGCCCGAGACCACCCCCGCCTTCGACGAGGCGCCCGGCTTCGACCGGCTGCGCGCCCGCTTCGACGGGGTGCTGTCCTGGAACGAGACGATCAGGCCCTTCCACCCCGGCGGCTGGTCGCCCCGGCCGGACGACGTCCCGCTGTGGGAGCGGCACCTGCGGCTGCTGTGGGGGCTCGGCACCGACGACGTCGAACTCGTCGTCGAATCCCTCCAGGTCAACCCGGCCCTCGCGGTCGCCCAGCTCTTCCCCGACGCGCCGCTGGAGGTCTACGCCGACGGTCTGATGAGCTACGGCCCCACCCGCAACAAGCTCGATCCGCTCGTGGGCGGGCGCGTGCGGCGGCTGCTCCATCTCGACCTGGTGCCGGGCCTGCGGCCGCTGCTGCTCTCGGAGTTCGGCGTCCCGGCGGAGATCGTGCCGGCCGAGGTCTTCACCAAGGTGCTGGCCGAGCTCTGTGACGCCACCCCGCTGGTCGAGGCCCCCGAGGGGGCCGCGCTGCTGCTCGGCCAGTACCTGTCGGCGATCGACATCCTCACCCCCGAGGAGGAGGAGCGGCTGCATGTGCGGATGCTGCGCGGCGCGGCCGCCCTCGGCCACCGCGAGCTGGTGTTCAAGCCGCACCCGAGCGCCCCGGCCCGCTGGTCGCGGATGCTGGAGACGGAGGCCGGACGGCTCGGTGTCGCGCTGACGGTCCTGGGCACCCCCGTCCTGGCCGAGGTGGTCTTCCGCCGGTCGCGCCCCGCCCTCGTCGTCGGCTGCTTCTCCACCGCGCTGCTCACCGCGAGCACCTTCTACGGGCTGCCCGTGGCGCGGGTCGGCACGGATCTGCTGCTGGAGCGGCTCAGCCCGTACCAGAACAGCAACCGTGTGCCCGTCACGCTCGTCGACGCGCTGCTGCCCGACCTCGAACGGCCCGAGACGGTGGCGGGCTGGACGCCGGGCAAGCTGCCGGGCGAGCGGCTGTCGGGGCTGCTGGCCGCCGTGGGCTTCGCGATGCAGCCGCAGATCCACCCGGCGCTGCGCCCGGCCGCCGAGCGCTATCTCGCGGACCACCTCGACGCCGGCACCCGGCGCTACTTCAAGCGCCGCCGGCTGACCGCCCTCGCCCTGCCGGGCGCCGTCCCCTCCCAACTGGCCTTCCTCCCGCGCAATCCCACCGTGCGGAAGGTGGCCCGCCGGGCGCGGTCCGTGCAGCGGCGCCTCGCGCTGCGGCTGCCCGGACAGCGTGCTGCCGTGGCGGGCCGGACCCGGAACGGAAACGGGCGGTGA
- a CDS encoding amidohydrolase has protein sequence MPCEAEPDTADGDLPGALPSGLRAELINFRRDLHMHPELGNREFRTTAAVKARLEKAGLRPRTLTMGTGIVCDIGPDIDTGTGAWAGAGRPMLALRADLDALPIPDTKTVPYRSTVPKMAHACGHDVHTTAVLGAGLVLAELAERALLPRPVRLIFQPAEEVLPGGALDAIEFGALDGVGRIIAVHCDPKVEVGRLGLRAGPITSACDRLEVSLDGPGGHTARPHFTTDLVTAAARVATDVPALLARRVDARSGLAVTWGRLEAGHACNVIPQHAELSGTVRCLDLNAWRDAPDLVHAAIDEVATMHRAKSEINYVRGVPPVVNDPEVTGLLRRAMAARRGTFAIEDTEQSLGGEDFSWYLERVPGAMARLGVRPVGDTTRRDLHCGDFDVDEGAIQVAVELFTAAALLDGGRM, from the coding sequence ATGCCTTGCGAAGCCGAGCCCGATACCGCCGATGGCGATCTTCCCGGCGCGCTGCCCTCGGGGCTGCGCGCCGAACTCATCAACTTCCGGCGGGACTTGCATATGCACCCCGAGCTGGGGAACCGCGAGTTCCGTACCACGGCGGCGGTGAAGGCGAGGCTGGAGAAAGCGGGGCTCAGACCCCGCACGCTGACCATGGGCACCGGGATCGTCTGTGACATCGGCCCGGACATCGACACCGGCACCGGGGCGTGGGCCGGTGCCGGGCGGCCGATGCTCGCGCTCCGCGCGGATCTCGACGCGCTGCCCATCCCGGACACCAAGACGGTCCCGTACCGCTCGACCGTCCCCAAGATGGCGCACGCCTGTGGTCACGACGTGCACACCACCGCCGTCCTCGGCGCCGGTCTCGTCCTCGCCGAGCTGGCGGAGCGCGCCCTGCTGCCGCGCCCGGTGCGGCTGATCTTCCAGCCCGCCGAGGAGGTGCTGCCCGGCGGCGCGCTCGACGCGATCGAGTTCGGGGCGCTGGACGGCGTGGGCCGGATCATCGCCGTGCACTGCGACCCCAAGGTCGAGGTCGGCCGGCTCGGGCTGCGGGCGGGGCCGATCACCTCCGCGTGCGACCGGCTGGAGGTCTCGCTGGACGGCCCCGGCGGGCACACCGCCCGCCCGCACTTCACCACCGACCTGGTCACGGCCGCCGCCCGGGTCGCCACCGACGTGCCCGCCCTGCTCGCCCGCCGGGTGGACGCCCGTTCGGGCCTGGCCGTCACCTGGGGACGGCTGGAGGCTGGGCACGCCTGCAATGTCATCCCGCAGCACGCGGAACTGTCCGGAACTGTTCGCTGCCTGGATCTGAACGCCTGGCGGGACGCCCCCGACCTGGTGCACGCCGCGATCGACGAGGTCGCCACGATGCACCGCGCCAAATCGGAGATCAACTACGTCCGCGGCGTGCCCCCGGTGGTCAACGATCCCGAGGTCACGGGCCTGCTGCGGCGGGCCATGGCGGCCCGGCGCGGCACCTTCGCGATCGAGGACACCGAGCAGAGCCTGGGTGGCGAGGACTTCTCCTGGTACCTGGAGCGGGTGCCGGGGGCGATGGCCCGGCTCGGCGTGCGTCCCGTCGGCGATACGACCCGCCGTGACCTGCATTGCGGTGATTTCGACGTGGACGAGGGCGCGATCCAGGTGGCCGTGGAACTGTTCACCGCCGCCGCATTGCTGGATGGAGGGCGAATGTAG
- a CDS encoding TetR/AcrR family transcriptional regulator C-terminal domain-containing protein, giving the protein MATRIDRALVADTALRLLNEVGLEGLTLRRIAKDLNVQAPALYWHFKNKQELLDEMATEMFRRMLPKLALPEGAPWQEGMAHAAHVLRRELLGYRDGAKVFGGTRFTDDSYAGTLESFLQACLDAGFTSRGAARAWFTVNTYTMGYVIEEQSVHPVPGERDPAYDQALREGRLGDSPLAVEAGHEFFDDLEAGFDDGLRAVIAGVGVTLLPAPAGQE; this is encoded by the coding sequence GTGGCAACTCGAATCGACCGCGCCCTGGTGGCGGACACCGCTCTGCGCCTGCTGAACGAGGTGGGCCTCGAAGGGCTTACGCTGCGCAGGATCGCCAAGGATCTGAACGTCCAGGCTCCCGCCCTCTACTGGCACTTCAAGAACAAGCAGGAGCTGCTGGACGAGATGGCGACGGAGATGTTCCGTCGGATGCTCCCGAAGCTGGCGCTGCCCGAAGGGGCGCCCTGGCAGGAGGGCATGGCGCACGCCGCCCACGTGCTGCGCCGTGAGCTGCTCGGCTACCGCGACGGCGCGAAGGTCTTCGGCGGCACGCGCTTCACCGACGACTCCTACGCCGGGACCCTGGAGTCGTTCCTCCAGGCCTGCCTCGACGCGGGCTTCACCTCACGGGGCGCCGCCCGCGCCTGGTTCACGGTGAACACCTACACGATGGGCTACGTCATCGAGGAGCAGTCCGTCCACCCCGTGCCGGGGGAGCGCGACCCCGCCTACGACCAGGCGCTGCGGGAGGGCCGCCTCGGCGACTCCCCGCTCGCCGTCGAGGCGGGGCACGAGTTCTTCGACGACCTCGAAGCGGGGTTCGACGACGGGCTGCGCGCCGTCATCGCGGGCGTCGGGGTGACGCTGCTACCGGCTCCGGCCGGGCAGGAGTGA
- a CDS encoding BMP family lipoprotein — translation MRRVSTITVAGFATAALAFSLTACGESSTESGGGKDKGIGLAFDVGGRDDHSFNESAARGVDKAQKELGVGARMLTAKNGETEAEREQRLNSLAEAGYNPVIGVGFNYSKSIEKVAKDFPKTTFAVVDSVAKGDNVESITFGEHEGSYLAGVAAALKSKTHKVGFIGGVNNALIQKFQAGFEQGAKAADPKIEVTSQYLYPNNDKGFNDPAAAKDKAKGMLDSGIDVIYTAAGLSGNGSIEAVAGQKGAWAIGVDSDAYQQPGLAKYKDSILTSVVKNVDVAVFDLAKSVKDGKPLTGPHAYLLKDGGVSLATSGGHIDDIKAKIEEAKKKIADGSVKVKTSP, via the coding sequence GTGCGCCGGGTATCCACAATCACTGTCGCGGGTTTTGCTACCGCGGCTCTCGCATTCTCCCTCACCGCCTGTGGTGAGTCCTCCACCGAATCGGGTGGCGGCAAGGACAAGGGCATCGGTCTCGCGTTCGATGTCGGCGGCCGTGACGACCACTCCTTCAACGAGTCCGCCGCCCGTGGCGTGGACAAGGCACAGAAGGAGCTGGGCGTCGGCGCCCGCATGCTGACCGCCAAGAACGGCGAGACCGAGGCCGAGCGCGAGCAGCGGCTGAACTCCCTCGCCGAGGCGGGTTACAACCCGGTCATCGGCGTGGGCTTCAACTACTCGAAGTCGATCGAGAAGGTCGCCAAGGACTTCCCGAAGACGACCTTCGCCGTGGTCGACTCGGTTGCCAAGGGCGACAATGTCGAAAGCATCACCTTCGGTGAGCACGAGGGTTCCTACCTCGCGGGTGTCGCCGCGGCCCTGAAGTCCAAGACCCACAAGGTCGGCTTCATCGGCGGTGTGAACAACGCACTGATCCAGAAGTTCCAGGCGGGCTTCGAGCAGGGCGCGAAGGCGGCCGACCCGAAGATCGAGGTCACTTCGCAGTACCTGTACCCGAACAACGACAAGGGCTTCAACGACCCGGCGGCCGCCAAGGACAAGGCCAAGGGCATGCTCGACTCGGGCATCGACGTGATCTACACCGCGGCCGGTCTCTCCGGCAACGGCTCGATCGAGGCCGTCGCGGGTCAGAAGGGTGCCTGGGCGATCGGCGTCGACTCCGACGCGTACCAGCAGCCGGGCCTCGCGAAGTACAAGGACTCGATCCTCACCTCGGTCGTCAAGAACGTCGACGTCGCGGTGTTCGACCTGGCCAAGAGCGTCAAGGACGGCAAGCCGCTGACCGGCCCGCACGCCTACCTGCTCAAGGACGGCGGCGTCTCGCTGGCCACCTCCGGTGGTCACATCGACGACATCAAGGCCAAGATCGAGGAAGCGAAGAAGAAGATCGCGGACGGTTCGGTCAAGGTCAAGACCTCTCCGTGA
- a CDS encoding DUF6716 putative glycosyltransferase, with translation MLADSDTRWKWGALTAHRLAPDAARLDGYLLRGRATPTVRQLAEVGVRADALREVTGTEFVQAIDRRRYDITVLACVGGAVQAMLHGLARAWDGAPARPVVATGYVGVVYEKLADGLLLRHGADVVLANSRHDAWRFREVYAGVGASGESVTECALPFLGGERYTAPAGSEGPRTVVFAAQPSVPDNRADRTYLLRRAVRHARRHPGREVLIKLRSKPGEHTTHIEELPYQKLAAKLPGGLPPNCRLVYGHMGEVLDRTDLLVTVSSTAALESLHRGIPTAVLTDLGIREPLGNHHFLGSGCLASWDQLDAGHLPVADPAWTARQGVAADGSYATAFDAARKRITELVAADTLPPLAPYYTPETAPHYLPAILARHGLDPQGRPLPGAAREPGEPSAVRRAVREAARGAYRHGVQRVAPAIRRLGEL, from the coding sequence GTGCTCGCCGATTCCGACACCCGGTGGAAATGGGGTGCCCTCACCGCCCACCGCCTCGCCCCGGACGCCGCCCGGCTCGACGGCTATCTGCTGCGCGGCCGCGCCACGCCGACCGTCCGGCAGCTCGCCGAGGTCGGCGTGCGGGCGGACGCCCTGCGCGAGGTCACGGGGACCGAGTTCGTCCAGGCGATCGACCGCAGGCGGTACGACATCACCGTACTGGCCTGCGTCGGCGGCGCCGTCCAGGCCATGCTGCACGGCCTGGCCCGCGCCTGGGACGGCGCACCGGCGCGGCCGGTCGTCGCCACCGGGTACGTGGGCGTCGTCTACGAGAAGCTCGCCGACGGACTGCTGCTGCGGCACGGCGCGGACGTGGTGCTCGCCAACTCCCGCCACGACGCGTGGCGGTTCCGCGAGGTGTACGCGGGCGTCGGCGCCTCGGGGGAGAGCGTCACGGAGTGCGCGCTGCCGTTCCTCGGCGGCGAGCGGTACACGGCCCCGGCCGGCTCGGAGGGGCCCCGCACCGTGGTGTTCGCCGCCCAGCCCTCCGTCCCCGACAACCGGGCCGACCGTACGTACCTGCTGCGCCGCGCCGTCCGGCACGCCCGGCGGCACCCCGGCCGGGAGGTGCTCATCAAGCTGCGCAGCAAGCCCGGTGAGCACACCACGCACATCGAGGAACTCCCGTACCAGAAGCTGGCGGCCAAGCTGCCGGGCGGCCTGCCGCCCAACTGCCGTCTGGTCTACGGGCACATGGGCGAGGTCCTCGACCGGACCGACCTGCTGGTGACCGTCAGCTCCACGGCCGCCCTGGAGTCCCTCCACCGCGGCATCCCGACCGCCGTCCTCACCGACCTCGGCATTCGCGAACCGCTCGGCAACCACCACTTCCTCGGCTCCGGCTGCCTCGCGTCCTGGGACCAACTCGACGCCGGGCACCTGCCGGTGGCCGACCCGGCGTGGACCGCCCGCCAGGGCGTCGCCGCGGACGGCTCGTACGCCACCGCCTTCGACGCGGCGCGGAAGCGGATCACGGAGCTGGTCGCGGCGGACACGCTGCCCCCGCTCGCCCCGTACTACACGCCCGAGACCGCCCCTCACTACCTGCCCGCCATCCTCGCCCGCCACGGCCTCGACCCGCAGGGCCGGCCGCTGCCCGGCGCCGCCCGGGAGCCCGGCGAGCCGAGCGCCGTGCGGCGCGCGGTGCGCGAGGCGGCGCGCGGCGCGTACCGCCACGGCGTCCAGCGCGTCGCCCCCGCCATCCGCCGGCTGGGGGAGCTGTGA
- a CDS encoding HAD hydrolase family protein: protein MPLARGDRPAGPEAATDVRAGAGPASGDELAVVPGPARGDQDAVPGATPGGPFAVGHGDTPSAGELAVVPGSAGSVAAPGPGEGRPAGQGDTPSPAGYAPPQAGATRPVAPARGDQGAAPGTATDARAGGRPPQVTDTRESAVARPTSPIPAAGGHGVNHDKSHRPRRQDRPQDLLETGAAYAMRADGFRRAGHRFFGRTELVRTDAARVLEVDDPHDLARARALAPLLDVPGAGALPTRDDVDAVVLDFDGTQTDDRVLIDSDGRELVAVHRGDGLGVAALRKAGLALLILSTEVNQVVAARGRKLRVPVLHGIDRKDLALKQWCEEHAVAPERVLYVGNDVNDVPCFDLVGWPVAVADAHDVVRGAARAVTSAPGGRGAVREIASWLLGPSL from the coding sequence ATCCCGCTCGCGCGGGGCGACCGGCCCGCCGGGCCGGAGGCAGCCACGGACGTGCGGGCCGGTGCCGGGCCGGCGTCGGGGGACGAGCTCGCCGTGGTGCCCGGCCCGGCCCGGGGGGATCAGGACGCCGTGCCCGGCGCGACGCCGGGTGGGCCGTTCGCCGTCGGGCACGGGGATACGCCGTCGGCGGGCGAGCTCGCCGTGGTCCCGGGATCCGCCGGGAGCGTGGCCGCGCCGGGGCCGGGTGAAGGGCGCCCTGCCGGGCAGGGCGATACGCCGTCCCCGGCCGGCTACGCCCCGCCGCAGGCCGGGGCCACGCGGCCCGTGGCCCCCGCCCGCGGTGATCAGGGCGCCGCGCCCGGGACAGCTACGGACGCGCGGGCCGGCGGGCGCCCGCCCCAGGTCACGGACACGCGCGAGAGTGCGGTTGCCCGGCCGACGTCCCCCATCCCCGCCGCCGGAGGCCACGGCGTCAACCACGACAAGTCCCACCGCCCCCGCCGCCAGGACCGACCCCAGGACCTGCTGGAGACCGGTGCCGCGTACGCCATGCGCGCGGACGGGTTCCGCAGGGCCGGGCACCGGTTCTTCGGGCGGACCGAGCTCGTGCGGACCGATGCCGCCCGGGTGCTGGAGGTCGACGACCCGCACGATCTCGCGCGGGCCCGTGCGCTCGCCCCGCTGCTCGACGTCCCCGGGGCCGGCGCGCTGCCCACCCGTGACGACGTCGACGCGGTCGTCCTCGACTTCGACGGCACCCAGACCGACGACCGGGTGCTGATCGACTCCGACGGGCGCGAACTCGTCGCCGTGCACCGCGGCGACGGGCTCGGTGTCGCCGCGCTGCGGAAGGCGGGGCTGGCGCTGCTCATCCTCTCCACCGAGGTGAACCAGGTCGTCGCCGCGCGGGGCCGCAAGCTGCGGGTGCCCGTGCTGCACGGCATCGACCGCAAGGACCTCGCCCTCAAGCAGTGGTGCGAGGAGCACGCCGTCGCACCCGAACGCGTGCTCTACGTCGGCAACGACGTCAACGACGTGCCCTGCTTCGACCTCGTCGGCTGGCCCGTCGCGGTCGCCGACGCGCACGACGTCGTACGCGGCGCGGCCCGCGCCGTCACCTCCGCGCCCGGCGGCCGCGGCGCCGTCCGCGAGATCGCCTCCTGGCTCCTCGGCCCGTCCCTCTGA
- a CDS encoding acyltransferase family protein, which yields MTSEAVLPAAPPDARTARPAPPATASPPARGKGRLRALDGLRLLAALMVALYHYGGRGGEVEQAWGASPRREFPTLSGVFAYGCLGVQIFFVISGFVICMSGWGRPLRSFFASRVSRLYPAYWAAIALVTLAFALPWVAYRTVSPSDLLVNLTMLQQPVGAQRVLGVCWTLWAELRFYALFALFVVLPGATRRRVVLFCAVWTLATVVTTASHVEVLRVVVMPEHSSFFIGGIGLYLIHRFGHDALAWGIVAVSFLIGQHYAVTGLWHPPGPQYFSYRSPYVIIAVVAVGYAAVAAVAVGRLHWANWRWLTVAGALTYPFYLVHEHLGWVVIGGLHRGLRIPSYAAFPLTIALMLLVAWVLHRWVEQRLTPLLRGSLLPGRSR from the coding sequence GTGACGTCCGAAGCGGTGCTGCCCGCCGCACCGCCGGACGCCCGGACGGCCCGCCCGGCCCCACCGGCAACCGCCTCCCCGCCCGCTCGCGGCAAGGGCCGCCTCCGGGCCCTGGACGGTCTGCGGCTGCTCGCCGCCCTGATGGTGGCGCTGTACCACTACGGCGGCCGGGGCGGGGAGGTCGAGCAGGCGTGGGGGGCGTCGCCGCGCCGGGAGTTCCCGACGCTGTCGGGCGTCTTCGCGTACGGCTGTCTCGGGGTGCAGATCTTCTTCGTCATCAGTGGCTTCGTGATCTGCATGAGCGGCTGGGGGCGCCCGCTGCGCTCCTTCTTCGCCTCGCGGGTCTCTCGGCTCTACCCCGCGTACTGGGCGGCGATCGCGCTCGTCACGCTGGCCTTCGCGCTGCCGTGGGTCGCGTACCGGACGGTCTCCCCGAGCGACCTCCTGGTGAACCTCACCATGCTGCAACAGCCGGTCGGCGCGCAGCGGGTGCTCGGGGTGTGCTGGACGCTCTGGGCGGAGCTGCGTTTCTACGCGCTCTTCGCGCTCTTCGTGGTGCTGCCGGGCGCGACCCGCCGCCGGGTGGTGCTCTTCTGCGCGGTGTGGACGCTGGCGACGGTCGTCACGACCGCTTCGCACGTGGAGGTGCTCCGGGTCGTCGTCATGCCCGAGCACTCGTCGTTCTTCATCGGCGGCATCGGACTGTATCTGATCCACCGGTTCGGGCACGACGCCCTCGCCTGGGGCATCGTGGCGGTCAGTTTCCTGATCGGCCAGCACTACGCGGTCACCGGCCTGTGGCATCCGCCGGGCCCGCAGTACTTCTCCTACCGCTCCCCGTACGTCATCATCGCCGTCGTCGCCGTCGGCTACGCGGCCGTCGCCGCCGTCGCCGTGGGCAGGCTGCACTGGGCCAACTGGCGCTGGCTGACCGTCGCGGGCGCGCTGACGTACCCCTTCTACCTCGTGCACGAGCACCTGGGGTGGGTGGTGATCGGCGGCCTCCACCGGGGCCTGCGGATCCCCTCCTACGCGGCCTTCCCGCTGACGATCGCGCTGATGCTGCTGGTGGCGTGGGTGCTGCACCGCTGGGTGGAACAGCGGCTCACACCCCTGCTGCGCGGCTCACTCCTGCCCGGCCGGAGCCGGTAG